In Ochrobactrum sp. Marseille-Q0166, a single genomic region encodes these proteins:
- the rplN gene encoding 50S ribosomal protein L14, with product MIQMQTNLDVADNSGARRVMCIKVLGGSKRRYASVGDIIVVSIKEAIPRGRVKKGDVMKAVVVRTAKDIRRADGSVIRFDNNAAVLIDNKKEPIGTRIFGPVPRELRAKSHMKIISLAPEVL from the coding sequence ATGATTCAGATGCAAACAAACCTCGACGTGGCGGATAACTCCGGCGCACGTCGTGTCATGTGCATCAAGGTGCTGGGCGGTTCCAAGCGGCGTTATGCTTCCGTTGGCGACATCATTGTTGTGTCGATCAAGGAAGCTATCCCGCGCGGCCGCGTCAAAAAAGGTGACGTGATGAAGGCGGTAGTCGTTCGGACTGCCAAGGATATCCGTCGCGCAGATGGCAGCGTTATTCGTTTTGATAACAACGCAGCCGTTCTCATCGATAATAAGAAAGAGCCTATCGGCACGCGTATCTTCGGACCGGTTCCACGCGAACTTCGCGCTAAGAGCCATATGAAGATCATTTCGCTGGCTCCGGAAGTTCTGTAA
- the rplB gene encoding 50S ribosomal protein L2 produces MALKHFNPTTPGQRQLVIVDRSELYKGKPVKSLTEGLSKKGGRNNTGRITVRFQGGGHKRSYRFIDFKRRKHDVVATVERLEYDPNRTAFIALIRYEDGELSYILAPQRLAAGDKVIAGQSVDVKPGNAMPLSSMPVGTIIHNVEMKPGKGGQIARSAGAYAQLVGRDQGMAILRLNSGEQRLVSGACFATVGAVSNPEHSNINDGKAGRSVWRGKRPHVRGVAMNPVDHPHGGGEGRTSGGRHPVTPWGKPTKGKKTRSNKATDKFIMRSRHQRKK; encoded by the coding sequence ATGGCACTCAAGCACTTTAATCCGACCACGCCAGGCCAGCGTCAGCTGGTCATCGTGGACCGTTCGGAACTCTACAAGGGCAAGCCAGTCAAGTCATTGACTGAAGGTTTGTCCAAGAAGGGTGGCCGTAACAACACAGGTCGTATCACTGTTCGCTTTCAGGGCGGCGGTCACAAGCGTTCTTACCGTTTCATCGACTTCAAGCGTCGTAAGCATGATGTCGTAGCAACTGTTGAACGTCTGGAATACGATCCAAACCGCACCGCGTTTATCGCGTTGATCCGCTACGAAGACGGTGAACTGAGCTATATTCTGGCTCCACAGCGTCTGGCAGCTGGCGATAAGGTTATTGCCGGTCAGTCCGTAGACGTTAAGCCAGGCAATGCAATGCCACTTTCGTCGATGCCAGTTGGTACCATCATCCACAATGTGGAAATGAAGCCAGGCAAGGGCGGTCAGATTGCTCGTTCAGCTGGTGCATATGCACAGCTCGTCGGTCGTGATCAGGGTATGGCTATCCTGCGTCTCAACTCTGGCGAACAGCGTCTGGTATCCGGTGCATGCTTTGCAACGGTTGGTGCAGTATCCAATCCTGAGCATAGCAACATCAATGACGGTAAGGCCGGTCGTTCGGTTTGGCGCGGTAAGCGTCCACATGTTCGCGGCGTTGCTATGAACCCAGTTGACCACCCGCATGGTGGTGGTGAAGGCCGCACTTCTGGTGGTCGTCATCCGGTTACCCCTTGGGGTAAGCCTACGAAGGGCAAAAAGACCCGTTCGAACAAGGCAACCGATAAGTTCATCATGCGTTCGCGTCATCAGCGCAAGAAGTAA
- the rpsH gene encoding 30S ribosomal protein S8, translated as MSVSDPIGDMLTRIRNAVGRKKTKVSTPASKLRARVLDVLQSEGYIRGYTQSEFVNGKAEIEIELKYYEGVPVIRELTRVSKPGRRVYVSVKSIPQVANGLGISILSTPKGVMADHEAREQNVGGELLCRIF; from the coding sequence ATGTCTGTGTCAGATCCTATCGGCGATATGCTGACCCGTATCCGTAACGCAGTTGGCCGCAAGAAGACGAAGGTTTCGACCCCGGCTTCCAAGCTGCGCGCTCGCGTTCTGGATGTTCTTCAGTCTGAAGGTTACATCCGCGGATACACGCAGAGTGAATTCGTGAACGGCAAAGCCGAGATCGAAATCGAACTGAAGTATTATGAAGGCGTTCCAGTCATTCGTGAACTGACCCGCGTTTCGAAACCTGGCCGTCGCGTTTACGTATCGGTCAAGTCGATTCCGCAGGTTGCGAATGGCCTTGGCATCTCGATCCTGTCGACCCCTAAGGGTGTGATGGCTGATCATGAGGCTCGTGAACAAAACGTTGGTGGTGAGCTGCTCTGCCGCATCTTCTGA
- the rplC gene encoding 50S ribosomal protein L3 has translation MRSGVIAQKLGMTRVYNDAGEHVPVTVLRMEDCHVVAQRTVEKNGYTAVQLGVGLAKVKNTTKALRGHFAKAEVEPKAKVAEFRVSPENLLEVGVEITAEHFVAGQKVDVTGTSIGKGFAGVMKRHNFAGHRASHGNSVTHRAHGSTGQRQDPGKVFKGKKMAGHMGQTRVTTQNIEVVSTDLDRGLILVRGAVPGSKGAWIYVRDAVKVSLPENAPKPAGLRQAAQAKVEAAVVSETAATEGAE, from the coding sequence ATGCGTTCAGGTGTTATTGCACAAAAGCTGGGCATGACCCGCGTCTATAACGACGCTGGCGAACATGTACCAGTGACAGTTCTCCGCATGGAAGACTGCCACGTGGTAGCTCAGCGTACAGTTGAAAAGAATGGTTACACGGCTGTTCAGCTTGGCGTTGGACTTGCCAAGGTAAAGAACACAACCAAGGCTCTGCGCGGTCATTTCGCGAAGGCTGAGGTTGAGCCTAAGGCGAAAGTTGCGGAATTCCGCGTTTCCCCTGAAAACCTGCTCGAAGTCGGCGTGGAAATCACTGCCGAGCATTTCGTCGCTGGCCAGAAGGTCGATGTGACGGGTACTTCGATCGGTAAGGGCTTTGCCGGTGTTATGAAGCGTCATAACTTTGCTGGTCATCGTGCTTCGCACGGTAACTCAGTTACCCACCGCGCTCACGGTTCGACCGGTCAGCGTCAGGATCCAGGTAAAGTATTTAAAGGCAAGAAGATGGCCGGTCACATGGGTCAGACCCGTGTAACCACGCAGAATATCGAAGTCGTTTCGACCGACCTCGATCGCGGTCTTATCCTTGTTCGTGGTGCGGTTCCTGGTTCGAAGGGTGCATGGATCTATGTTCGCGATGCCGTGAAGGTTTCGCTGCCAGAGAATGCTCCCAAGCCAGCTGGTCTGCGCCAAGCCGCACAGGCCAAGGTAGAAGCTGCTGTAGTTTCTGAAACTGCAGCGACTGAGGGAGCCGAATAA
- the rpsN gene encoding 30S ribosomal protein S14, translating to MAKTSAVENNKRREKLVKRHAEKRARLKAIVMDQSLPLDERFRATIQLAELPRNSAKVRIRNRCEVSGRPRGYYRKLKMSRIALRQLGSLGQIPGIVKSSW from the coding sequence ATGGCCAAGACTAGCGCAGTCGAAAACAATAAGCGCCGCGAAAAGTTGGTTAAGCGTCATGCTGAAAAGCGTGCACGTCTGAAGGCGATCGTTATGGATCAGAGCCTTCCGTTGGATGAGCGTTTTCGCGCTACTATCCAGCTCGCCGAACTGCCGCGCAATTCTGCAAAGGTCCGTATTCGCAATCGTTGCGAAGTGTCGGGTCGCCCGCGTGGTTATTACCGTAAACTGAAGATGTCGCGTATTGCGCTTCGCCAGTTGGGTTCGCTTGGACAGATTCCAGGCATAGTTAAGTCGAGCTGGTAA
- the tuf gene encoding elongation factor Tu: MAKSKFERNKPHVNIGTIGHVDHGKTSLTAAITKFFGDFKAYDQIDAAPEEKARGITISTSHVEYETANRHYAHVDCPGHADYVKNMITGAAQMDGAILVVSAADGPMPQTREHILLARQVGVPAIVVFLNKCDQVDDAELLELVELEVRELLSKYDFPGDETPIIKGSALAALEDSSKELGEDAIRNLMAAVDDYIPTPERPIDQPFLMPIEDVFSISGRGTVVTGRVERGIVKVGEEVEIVGIKPTGKTTVTGVEMFRKLLDQGQAGDNIGALVRGIGREDVERGQVLCKPGSVKPHTKFKAEAYILTKDEGGRHTPFFTNYRPQFYFRTTDVTGVVTLPEGTEMVMPGDNVTVDVTLIVPIAMEEKLRFAIREGGRTVGAGIVASIIE, translated from the coding sequence ATGGCAAAGAGCAAGTTTGAACGTAACAAACCACACGTTAACATTGGCACGATTGGTCACGTTGACCACGGCAAGACCTCGCTGACTGCAGCGATCACCAAGTTCTTCGGTGACTTCAAGGCCTATGACCAGATCGACGCTGCGCCTGAAGAAAAGGCTCGTGGTATCACCATTTCGACGTCGCACGTTGAATACGAAACTGCAAACCGTCACTACGCACACGTCGACTGCCCAGGTCACGCTGACTATGTCAAGAACATGATCACCGGTGCGGCACAGATGGACGGTGCGATCCTGGTTGTTTCGGCAGCTGATGGTCCAATGCCACAGACCCGTGAGCACATCCTGCTCGCTCGTCAGGTTGGTGTTCCTGCGATCGTCGTGTTTCTGAACAAGTGCGATCAGGTTGACGATGCTGAACTTCTCGAACTCGTAGAACTTGAAGTTCGTGAACTTCTCTCGAAGTACGACTTCCCAGGTGATGAAACCCCAATCATCAAGGGTTCGGCACTTGCAGCTCTCGAAGATTCCTCGAAGGAACTCGGTGAAGACGCAATCCGCAATCTGATGGCTGCTGTTGACGATTATATCCCAACCCCAGAACGTCCGATTGACCAGCCATTCCTGATGCCAATCGAAGACGTTTTCTCGATCTCGGGTCGCGGTACGGTTGTTACCGGTCGTGTTGAACGCGGTATCGTCAAGGTTGGCGAAGAAGTCGAAATCGTTGGCATCAAGCCTACCGGCAAGACGACTGTTACCGGCGTTGAAATGTTCCGCAAGCTGCTCGATCAGGGCCAGGCTGGCGATAACATCGGTGCACTGGTTCGCGGCATTGGTCGTGAAGACGTTGAGCGTGGTCAGGTTCTCTGCAAGCCAGGTTCGGTTAAGCCACACACCAAGTTCAAGGCAGAAGCATACATTCTGACGAAGGACGAAGGTGGTCGTCATACACCATTCTTCACCAACTACCGTCCACAGTTCTACTTCCGTACGACTGACGTGACCGGTGTTGTTACCCTGCCAGAAGGCACGGAAATGGTTATGCCTGGCGACAACGTTACGGTTGACGTTACGCTGATCGTACCGATCGCAATGGAAGAGAAGCTCCGCTTCGCTATCCGTGAAGGTGGCCGTACCGTTGGTGCAGGCATCGTCGCTTCGATCATCGAGTAA
- the rpmD gene encoding 50S ribosomal protein L30 has translation MAEKKGKTVTVEQIGSPIRRPAEQRATLIGLGLNKMHRRRTLEDTPSVRGMIAKVQHLVRVVDEA, from the coding sequence ATGGCTGAGAAGAAGGGTAAGACGGTTACGGTCGAACAGATCGGAAGCCCTATCCGTCGTCCAGCCGAACAGCGTGCAACGCTGATCGGACTCGGACTTAATAAAATGCACCGCCGCCGCACACTGGAGGACACTCCTTCGGTTCGTGGCATGATCGCCAAGGTTCAGCATCTCGTCCGCGTTGTGGACGAGGCTTGA
- a CDS encoding 50S ribosomal protein L23 yields the protein MTDLRHYDVIVSPVITEKSTLVSEHNQVVFNVARKATKPEIKAAIEALFSVKVKAVNTTVRKGKVKRFRGIVGRQSDVKKAIVTLAKGQSIDVSTGL from the coding sequence ATGACCGATCTTCGCCACTATGACGTGATCGTCAGCCCAGTCATCACCGAGAAGTCGACCCTTGTTTCCGAACATAATCAGGTTGTCTTCAACGTAGCTCGCAAGGCGACGAAGCCGGAAATCAAGGCTGCAATCGAAGCGCTGTTCAGCGTCAAGGTTAAGGCTGTAAACACCACTGTGCGCAAAGGCAAAGTGAAGCGGTTCCGCGGCATTGTCGGGCGCCAGAGCGATGTCAAGAAAGCGATCGTAACTTTGGCTAAAGGCCAGAGCATCGACGTTTCGACAGGTCTCTGA
- the rpsE gene encoding 30S ribosomal protein S5 yields the protein MAQRERNREDRGREERDSEFVDKLVHINRVAKVVKGGRRFGFAALVVVGDQKGRVGFGHGKAREVPEAIRKATEAAKRDMIFVPLRSGRTLHHDVQGRHGAGKVLLRAAPAGKGIIAGGPMRAVFETLGVQDVVAKSLGSSNPYNMVRATFDALKHQMHPKDIAAQRGIKYSTLQARRHDVVGSEE from the coding sequence ATGGCACAGAGAGAACGTAACCGCGAAGATCGCGGTCGTGAGGAGCGCGACAGCGAATTCGTTGACAAACTCGTTCACATTAATCGCGTCGCCAAGGTTGTTAAGGGTGGCCGTCGTTTTGGTTTCGCTGCGCTCGTCGTAGTTGGCGACCAGAAGGGCCGTGTTGGTTTCGGTCATGGTAAGGCACGTGAAGTGCCTGAAGCGATCCGCAAGGCTACTGAAGCTGCTAAGCGCGACATGATTTTCGTTCCGCTTCGTTCGGGCCGTACTCTGCATCACGATGTGCAGGGCCGTCACGGCGCCGGTAAGGTCCTCCTCCGCGCTGCTCCTGCCGGTAAGGGTATTATTGCTGGTGGTCCAATGCGTGCAGTGTTCGAAACGCTTGGCGTTCAGGACGTTGTTGCTAAGTCGCTCGGCTCCTCGAACCCTTACAACATGGTTCGTGCAACCTTTGACGCTCTGAAGCATCAGATGCATCCAAAGGACATCGCTGCACAGCGCGGTATCAAGTACTCGACCCTTCAGGCTCGCCGCCATGATGTGGTCGGTTCGGAAGAATAG
- the rpsS gene encoding 30S ribosomal protein S19 — MARSVWKGPFVDGYLLKKAEKVREGGRNEVIKMWSRRSTILPQFVGLTFGVYNGNKHVPVSISEEMVGHKFGEFAPTRTYYGHGADKKSKRK, encoded by the coding sequence GTGGCTCGTTCAGTTTGGAAAGGTCCGTTCGTCGATGGCTATCTTCTCAAGAAAGCTGAGAAGGTACGCGAGGGCGGTCGTAATGAAGTTATCAAGATGTGGAGCCGTCGCTCCACGATCTTGCCGCAGTTCGTTGGCCTGACCTTCGGTGTTTATAACGGCAACAAGCATGTGCCGGTATCGATTTCCGAAGAAATGGTTGGACATAAGTTCGGTGAATTCGCGCCGACACGGACCTATTACGGTCACGGCGCGGACAAGAAGTCAAAGAGGAAGTAA
- the rplF gene encoding 50S ribosomal protein L6 produces MSRIGKKPVPVPAGVTASVEGQTVKAKGAKGELSFVVHDEVLVKLEDGAVSVDPRDQSKEARSKWGMSRSMIENIFEGVNKGFEKKLEISGVGYRAAMQGKNVQLSLGFSHEVVYDVPAGITVAVPKPTEIVVSGINKQQVGQVAAEIREYRGPEPYKGKGVKYAGEKIVRKEGKKK; encoded by the coding sequence ATGTCTCGTATCGGTAAGAAACCCGTGCCGGTCCCGGCGGGCGTGACCGCCAGCGTTGAAGGTCAGACCGTCAAGGCTAAGGGCGCGAAAGGCGAATTGTCTTTCGTTGTGCACGATGAAGTACTGGTTAAGCTCGAAGACGGCGCTGTAAGCGTTGATCCTCGTGATCAGTCTAAAGAAGCTCGCTCCAAGTGGGGCATGTCGCGTTCGATGATCGAAAACATCTTTGAAGGCGTCAATAAAGGCTTTGAAAAGAAGCTTGAGATTAGCGGCGTTGGTTACCGTGCTGCGATGCAGGGTAAGAATGTCCAGCTTTCTCTCGGCTTTTCTCACGAAGTAGTCTACGACGTACCAGCTGGCATTACGGTTGCTGTTCCTAAGCCGACAGAAATTGTCGTATCGGGCATCAACAAGCAGCAGGTTGGTCAAGTCGCCGCTGAGATTCGTGAATATCGCGGCCCCGAGCCTTATAAGGGCAAGGGCGTTAAGTATGCTGGCGAGAAGATCGTCCGCAAAGAAGGCAAGAAGAAGTAA
- the rpsC gene encoding 30S ribosomal protein S3, producing the protein MGQKINPIGFRLGINRTWDSRWYANTGEYGKLLHEDVKIREYLKSELKQAAIAKIVIERPHKKCRVTIHAARPGIIIGKKGADIEKLRKKLSEMTNSDTSLNIVEVRKPEIDATLIAQSIAQQLERRVAFRRAMKRSVQSAMRLGAEGIRINCSGRLGGAEIARMEWYREGRVPLHTLRADIDYGTAEAQTAYGICGVKVWVFKGEILEHDPMASERRAVEGDNQGSQQNRRRENA; encoded by the coding sequence ATGGGCCAGAAGATTAATCCGATCGGTTTCCGTCTCGGCATTAACCGCACCTGGGATTCGCGTTGGTACGCGAATACCGGTGAATACGGCAAGCTGCTGCATGAAGATGTTAAGATCCGTGAGTATCTTAAGAGCGAACTCAAGCAGGCTGCTATTGCTAAGATCGTAATCGAGCGGCCCCACAAGAAGTGCCGCGTGACCATTCACGCTGCTCGTCCGGGCATCATCATCGGCAAGAAGGGCGCGGACATCGAAAAGCTCCGCAAGAAGCTTTCCGAAATGACGAATTCCGATACGTCGCTCAACATTGTTGAAGTTCGTAAGCCGGAAATCGACGCTACGCTGATCGCTCAGTCGATTGCTCAGCAGCTCGAACGTCGTGTGGCATTCCGTCGCGCCATGAAGCGTTCCGTTCAGTCGGCAATGCGCCTTGGTGCAGAGGGTATCCGTATCAACTGCTCCGGTCGTTTGGGCGGCGCTGAAATCGCACGTATGGAATGGTACCGCGAAGGCCGCGTTCCGCTTCACACGCTGCGTGCTGATATCGACTACGGTACAGCAGAAGCACAGACCGCATACGGCATCTGCGGCGTGAAGGTTTGGGTATTCAAGGGCGAGATCCTTGAGCATGACCCAATGGCTTCTGAACGTCGTGCGGTTGAGGGTGACAATCAGGGTTCCCAGCAGAACCGCCGCCGCGAAAACGCTTAA
- the rplR gene encoding 50S ribosomal protein L18, protein MASPKETLQRRAARVRRQVKAVANGRPRLSVHRSSKNIYVQVIDDVRGVTIAAASTLDGDLKGKLKTGADSAAAAAVGKLVAERAKKAGVSEVVFDRGAFIYHGRVKALAEAAREGGLSF, encoded by the coding sequence ATGGCATCGCCAAAAGAAACTTTGCAGCGTCGCGCTGCTCGTGTACGCCGTCAGGTCAAGGCTGTTGCAAACGGTCGTCCACGTCTCAGCGTACACCGCTCTTCCAAGAACATCTACGTTCAGGTTATCGACGACGTTCGCGGTGTTACCATCGCAGCGGCATCGACACTGGATGGCGACCTGAAAGGCAAGCTCAAGACCGGCGCCGATTCAGCAGCAGCTGCTGCTGTTGGCAAGCTGGTAGCAGAGCGTGCGAAGAAAGCAGGCGTCAGCGAAGTAGTGTTCGACCGTGGTGCATTTATTTATCACGGCCGTGTGAAGGCTCTCGCCGAAGCTGCCCGCGAAGGCGGTCTGAGCTTCTAA
- the rplX gene encoding 50S ribosomal protein L24 has protein sequence MQKIRKGDSVVVLSGKDKGRKGEVLQVMPTDDKAVVRGINVVKRHQRQTQTQEAGIISKEAPIHLSNLAVADPKDGKPTRVGFRIEDGKKVRVAKRSGAVI, from the coding sequence ATGCAAAAGATTCGCAAAGGCGACAGCGTTGTCGTGCTGTCCGGTAAGGACAAGGGCCGTAAGGGCGAGGTTCTTCAGGTCATGCCAACGGACGACAAAGCAGTCGTTCGTGGCATTAATGTTGTAAAGCGTCACCAGCGTCAGACACAGACACAGGAAGCCGGCATTATTTCGAAAGAAGCGCCGATCCATTTGTCGAACCTGGCCGTTGCTGATCCGAAAGACGGCAAGCCAACGCGCGTTGGTTTCCGTATTGAAGATGGCAAGAAGGTTCGCGTTGCAAAGCGTTCGGGAGCGGTGATCTGA
- the rplP gene encoding 50S ribosomal protein L16 produces MMQPKRTKFRKQFKGRIHGNSKGGTDLNFGAFGLKAVEPDRVTARQIEAARRAITRHMKRAGRVWIRIFPDLPVTSKPTEVRMGKGKGSVDYWAARVAPGRIMFELDGVPEDVAREALRLGAAKLSVKTRFIQRIAE; encoded by the coding sequence ATGATGCAGCCAAAGCGCACCAAGTTCCGTAAGCAGTTCAAGGGCCGTATTCACGGCAACTCGAAGGGCGGTACGGATCTTAATTTCGGTGCATTCGGTTTGAAGGCGGTAGAGCCTGACCGCGTCACAGCACGACAGATCGAAGCGGCTCGCCGCGCGATCACCCGTCACATGAAACGTGCGGGTCGCGTATGGATCCGGATATTCCCGGATCTGCCAGTAACATCGAAGCCTACCGAAGTCCGTATGGGTAAAGGTAAGGGTTCTGTTGACTACTGGGCAGCACGTGTTGCACCAGGTCGTATAATGTTTGAGCTTGACGGCGTACCCGAAGATGTGGCACGCGAAGCCTTAAGACTCGGCGCTGCAAAGTTGTCGGTCAAGACGCGCTTCATTCAGCGCATCGCAGAGTAA
- the rpsQ gene encoding 30S ribosomal protein S17, whose product MPKRVLQGVVVSDKNDKTVVVKVERRYSHPLLQKTIRQSKKYKAHDENNQFKIGDQVSIEESAPISKDKRWVVLSNVTAG is encoded by the coding sequence ATGCCTAAACGCGTTCTGCAGGGCGTTGTCGTCAGCGACAAGAATGATAAGACTGTTGTAGTTAAGGTTGAGCGTCGCTATTCGCACCCGCTTCTCCAGAAAACTATTCGTCAGTCTAAGAAATACAAGGCGCATGACGAAAACAACCAGTTCAAGATTGGTGATCAGGTTTCTATCGAGGAATCCGCACCGATTTCGAAGGACAAACGCTGGGTCGTTCTCTCGAACGTAACAGCGGGCTAA
- the rpsJ gene encoding 30S ribosomal protein S10: MNGQNIRIRLKAFDHRILDASTREIVSTAKRTGANVRGPIPLPTRIEKFTVNRSPHIDKKSREQFEMRTHKRLLDIVDPTPQTVDALMKLDLSAGVDVEIKL; encoded by the coding sequence ATGAACGGTCAAAACATCCGCATTCGCCTCAAGGCGTTTGATCATCGGATCCTTGACGCTTCGACGCGGGAAATCGTGTCGACTGCTAAGCGTACCGGTGCCAATGTGCGCGGACCGATCCCACTTCCAACGCGGATCGAAAAGTTCACAGTAAACCGCTCGCCGCACATCGATAAGAAAAGCCGCGAACAGTTCGAGATGCGCACGCACAAGCGTCTTCTCGATATCGTTGACCCAACCCCGCAGACTGTTGACGCGCTCATGAAGCTCGATTTGTCCGCCGGTGTTGATGTCGAGATCAAGCTTTAA
- the rplD gene encoding 50S ribosomal protein L4, with amino-acid sequence MDLTITTLEGKDAGKVKLNEEIFGLDPRDDILQRVVRWQLARRQQGSHDAKGRSDISRTGSKMYKQKGTGRARHHSARAPQFRGGGQAHGPVVRTHDHDLPKKVRALGLRHALSAKAKASDLIIIDDLAASEAKTKQLVSQFAKLGLENALLIGGAELDVNFKRAASNIPNIDVLPVQGINVYDILRRGKLVLSKAAVEALEERFK; translated from the coding sequence ATGGATCTCACAATTACAACTCTTGAAGGCAAGGATGCCGGCAAGGTGAAGCTGAACGAAGAAATCTTCGGCCTCGACCCTCGCGACGACATTCTTCAGCGCGTTGTGCGCTGGCAGCTGGCTCGCCGCCAGCAGGGCTCTCACGATGCCAAGGGCCGCAGCGACATCAGCCGCACCGGTTCCAAGATGTACAAGCAGAAGGGTACGGGCCGTGCTCGTCACCATTCCGCTCGCGCGCCACAGTTCCGCGGTGGTGGTCAGGCTCACGGACCAGTTGTCCGCACCCATGACCATGATCTGCCAAAGAAGGTTCGCGCTCTTGGTCTGCGTCATGCTCTGTCGGCCAAGGCAAAGGCATCTGACCTGATCATCATCGACGATCTGGCAGCTTCGGAAGCCAAGACAAAGCAGCTTGTTTCACAGTTCGCAAAGCTCGGTCTCGAAAATGCACTCCTTATCGGTGGTGCAGAGCTCGACGTGAACTTCAAGCGCGCTGCTTCGAACATTCCGAACATCGACGTTCTGCCAGTTCAGGGCATCAATGTTTACGACATTCTGCGTCGTGGCAAGCTCGTGCTTTCCAAGGCAGCTGTCGAAGCCCTCGAGGAGCGCTTTAAATGA
- the rplE gene encoding 50S ribosomal protein L5, with the protein MSEAKALPRFKKIYQDTIRKALLEEFKYDNEMQIPRITKVVLNMGVGEATGDSKKPSVAAADLALIAGQKPVITRARNSIATFKLREDMPIGTKVTLRSDRMYEFLDRLVTIALPRVRDFRGLNPKSFDGRGNFAMGVKEHIVFPEINYDKVDQIWGMDIIVCTTAKTDDEARALLRAFNFPFRQ; encoded by the coding sequence ATGTCTGAAGCTAAGGCACTTCCACGCTTTAAGAAGATTTATCAGGACACGATCCGTAAAGCTCTTCTTGAAGAATTCAAATATGACAATGAGATGCAGATTCCTCGCATCACCAAAGTTGTCTTGAACATGGGTGTAGGTGAAGCAACCGGCGATTCGAAGAAGCCATCGGTTGCAGCAGCAGATCTGGCCTTGATTGCCGGTCAAAAGCCTGTCATTACTCGCGCCCGTAATTCGATCGCAACTTTCAAGTTGCGTGAAGACATGCCAATCGGTACGAAGGTTACACTTCGTTCTGACCGCATGTACGAATTCCTTGATCGCTTGGTCACGATTGCGCTTCCGCGCGTTCGAGATTTTCGTGGTCTGAATCCGAAGAGCTTTGACGGTCGTGGCAACTTTGCCATGGGTGTTAAGGAACACATCGTGTTTCCAGAAATCAACTACGATAAAGTTGATCAGATCTGGGGCATGGACATCATCGTTTGCACGACCGCTAAGACGGATGATGAAGCCCGCGCTCTTCTGCGCGCCTTCAACTTCCCATTCCGGCAGTAA
- the rplV gene encoding 50S ribosomal protein L22: MGKAKAPRQLKDNEAKAVARTLRVSPQKLNLVAALIRGKKVNAALADLTFSRKRIAETVKKTLESAIANAENNHDLDVDALIVAEAYVGKSIVMKRFHVRGRGKASRIEKPFSHLTIVVREVAEKGEAA, encoded by the coding sequence ATGGGCAAGGCCAAGGCTCCCCGCCAGCTTAAGGATAACGAGGCGAAAGCCGTCGCCCGTACGCTTCGCGTCAGCCCGCAGAAGCTTAATCTTGTCGCAGCACTTATTCGCGGTAAGAAAGTCAATGCGGCACTTGCTGATCTCACTTTCTCGCGCAAGCGGATCGCTGAAACAGTGAAAAAGACGCTCGAATCGGCTATCGCCAACGCAGAGAACAATCATGATCTCGACGTTGACGCGCTGATCGTTGCTGAAGCTTATGTCGGCAAATCTATTGTCATGAAGCGTTTCCACGTTCGTGGACGTGGTAAGGCAAGCCGCATCGAAAAGCCGTTTTCGCATCTCACCATTGTTGTCCGCGAAGTTGCGGAAAAAGGGGAGGCCGCATAA
- the rpmC gene encoding 50S ribosomal protein L29: MKAADVRAKSLDQINDELGSLKKEQFNLRFQKATGQLEKTARVKQVRRDIARIKTIARQKAAESKA, translated from the coding sequence ATGAAAGCCGCAGATGTTCGGGCGAAAAGCCTCGACCAGATTAATGATGAGTTGGGTTCCCTGAAGAAAGAGCAGTTCAACCTGCGCTTTCAGAAGGCAACTGGACAGCTCGAAAAAACCGCGCGCGTGAAGCAAGTTCGTCGTGACATTGCGCGTATTAAGACCATCGCCCGCCAGAAGGCGGCCGAAAGCAAGGCATAA